The window atgaaaagttgGGACCATAACAAAGTCGTTATATGATCTTAGCAATACCTCAAaccattgtttatttttagtaGTTTGACCAGTTTTACTTGATGACTGATATCGTATCTGGTGTCTGGTGAGCCTTGGAAACGGTCTTCCTGGTCTCTCACGTAGATCAACTGACACAATGGCTCCATTTCTGAGTCCGCACTGAACAATGTTTCCCtgggaaaaaaagaagtagaagtgTCCATCAGTAAAAATTGAAGACATGATGACTTTAACTTGTCAGAAGAGGGTCAGACAGTAACTTGACCCTCGAGTTATTATTCAATTAAGAGAGACAACTGAATGAACAGATACCAACTAAGAGTTGGAAACAGTATTGAGCCGCTAGAAAATGATGCATCTTGGAGCTTAGAATTAAGAGAACTTTACCGATTGATGAAATTGTAGCGCAAGAACATCGCTTTTACTTCCGAGAAAGTATGAACCTGTTCCTGTTTCCAAATCAACCGAAGCGGCTCCTAAGTCGGTACCTGTCATAGATCAAAACGttttaataatttctatatGGTTCCTGAAATTACTGAACCAGGTCCATTTACAGCAAAATTCTGGGGGACAACAAAATAGCACCGTAAGAAAGAGAAGGTACCAATAGCTGCATGACTCCCACGTATATTGCAATCAGCTGTCCAAATGGTACACTCAGAGGAAACATTCCCTTGGAGGCTTCGCGGAGTAAGTATGTTCCTTTCATCAGcaacatttaatataaaaatcgACCCACGACCAGTTGATCCTAGTGTAGTTATCCTAATTTCTCGTGTCAAGATTTCACAAATGGGGAGATGAAGACGAAAACTAAAAGATAAGACACATTTTAAGGATACAATGCTCGGTTTACGGGGTTGGAGTTTTCAGATGCATCATCATATCTTCCAATCAACTGTATAGAAGATATAGTAGATAAGGCCAGATAAGGTTGTGCAGGTCTCCATACAAACCAAGGTGCTTCCCTTTCTTCTGCATTGTTTTCNCAATTAAGAGAGACAACTGAATGAACAGATACCAACTAAGAGTTGGAAACAGTATTGAGCCGCTAGAAAATGATGCATCTTGGAGCTTAGAATTAAGAGAACTTTACCGATTGATGAAATTGTAGCGCAAGAACATCGCTTTTACTTCCGAGAAAGTATGAACCTGTTCCTGTTTCCAAATCAACCGAAGCGGCTCCTAAGTCGGTACCTGTCATAGATCAAAACGttttaataatttctatatGGTTCCTGAAATTACTGAACCAGGTCCATTTACAGCAAAATTCTGGGGGACAACAAAATAGCACCGTAAGAAAGAGAAGGTACCAATAGCTGCATGACTCCCACGTATATTGCAATCAGCTGTCCAAATGGTACACTCAGAGGAAACATTCCCTTGGAGGCTTCGCGGAGTAAGTATGTTCCTTTCATCAGcaacatttaatataaaaatcgACCCACGACCAGTTGATCCTAGTGTAGTTATCCTAATTTCTCGTGTCAAGATTTCACAAATGGGGAGATGAAGACGAAAACTAAAAGATAAGACACATTTTAAGGATACAATGCTCGGTTTACGGGGTTGGAGTTTTCAGATGCATCATCATATCTTCCAATCAACTGTATAGAAGATATAGTAGATAAGGCCAGATAAGGTTGTGCAGGTCTCCATACAAACCAAGGTGCTTCCCTTTCTTCTGCATTGTTTTCTTTGAGGGGAAGAACAGAAACTGGATCACAGTCGATTCCACCATCGAATACTTGTTTAGCTTTGGAAACTCTCAATATGCTGCAAGAACAAACTTCCAAAGCATATAGGTTGGCATGAAAANNNNNNNNNNNNNNNNNNNNNNNNNNNNNNNNNNNNNNNNNNNNNNNNNNNNNNNNNNNNNNNNNNNNNNNNNNNNNNNNNNNNNNNNNNNNNNNNNNNNNNNNNNNNNNNNNNNNNNNNNNNNNNNNNNNNNNNNNNNNNNNNNNNNNNNNNNNNNNNNNNNNNNNNNNNNNNNNNNNNNNNNNNNNNNNNNNNNNNNNNNNNNNNNNNNNNNNNNNNNNNNNNNNNNNNNNNNNNNNNNNNNNNNNNNNNNNNNNNNNNNNNNNNNNNNNNNNNNNNNNNNNNNNNNNNNNNNNNNNNNNNNNNNNNNNNNNNNNNNNNNNNNNNNNNNNNNNNNNNNNNNNNNNNNNNNNNNNNNNNNNNNNNNNNNNNNNNNNNNNNNNNNNNNNNNNNNNNNNNNNNNNNNNNNNNNNNNNNNNNNNNNNNNNNNNNNNNNNNNNNNNNNNNNNNNNNNNNNNNNNNNNNNNNNNNNNNNNNNNNNNNNNNNNNNNNNNNNNNNNNNNNNNNNNNNNNNNNNNNNNNNNNNNNNNNNNNNNNNNNNNNNNNNNNNNNNNNNNNNNNNNNNNNNNNNNNNNNNNNNNNNNNNNNNNNNNNNNNNNNNNNNNNNNNNNNNNNNNNNNNNNNNNNNNNNNNNNNNNNNNNNNNNNNNNNNNNNNNNNNNNNNNNNNNNNNNNNNNNNNNNNNNNNNNNNNNNNNNNNNNNNNNNNNNNNNNNNNNNNNNNNNNNNNNNNNNNNNNNNNNNNNNNNNNNNNNNNNNNNNNNNNNNNNNNNNNNNNNNNNNNNNNNNNNNNNNNNNNNNNNNNNNNNNNNNNNNNNNNNNNNNNNNNNNNNNNNNNNNNNNNNNNNNNNNNNNNNNNNNNNNNNNNNNNNNNNNNNNNNNNNNNNNNNNNNNNNNNNNNNNNNNNNNNNNNNNNNNNNNNNNNNNNNNNNNNNNNNNNNNNNNNNNNNNNNNNNNNNNNNNNNNNNNNNNNNNNNNNNNNNNNNNNNNNNNNNNNNNNNNNNNNNNNNNNNNNNNNNNNNNNNNNNNNNNNNNNNNNNNNNNNNNNNNNNNNNNNNNNNNNNNNNNNNNNNNNNNNNNNNNNNNNNNNNNNNNNNNNNNNNNNNNNNNNNNNNNNNNNNNNNNNNNNNNNNNNNNNNNNNNNNNNNNNNNNNNNNNNNNNNNNNNNNNNNNNNNNNNNNNNNNNNNNNNNNNNNNNNNNNNNNNNNNNNNNNNNNNNNNNNAATGAATCGAAGTACATATAGTTCCATcatgaaaaagataaataacatcATGTTACAGTCTTGAACATTGATAAAACCGATAATTCCAAGAAACTGAGTAAGACATACCTCAAACAACCACTAGAACTGCCTGCTACTAGGATGTTCTTTCTTGTCAAGCCCACAGATGTTTGTACATCAACCTGAAACTGTTTTAAAGCAGCATCGCCTGTGTGTTTTGTGGATTCGTATCTCCATACCTAAAACACAAGAAACGTTTCATTCCTGTCTTGTGTAACGTCAGTAAGGAACAGAATTGTTAAGTCATAGGTGGTACATACCACAGGATAAGAGGCTTGTGTCTTCTGAATCTCCTCCTTGAAGTTAGACATCTTCTTATTGACAGGAACAACATTGCCATTTAACTCTCGGGAATAAACTAGCTTCAATGCCTTTAGTTTTGTTCTCTTCTGATAATTTGTTTCCTGATGAAAATTTTCACATAAAGTTACTAAAACAGAGCTAAAGAAGTTGGGGAACTATCATTGATTCTACAAAGACTTGACCTTTACACAAATTCGAAGATCAAAGTAACCGACCTGTTCAGGCTTTGGGTCAGGTTTTTGTTgagttcttgaagaagaagaagcttttgcaCCAGGGATAGGGCCTTTAATGGGGAAGTATCTGTTCTTCTCCTCGTCGTAATAAAACCCAGGAAgttctaaaatcaaatttatccaaaaaaagtttcaaaaatctCACATCAATCTCATGTACGCAATCGAAAATAGACGAatttttgagaaagaagaagattcaaagaCCTGGTTTCATGTTGTCTTTTGTCTCGGAGTCGACTCTGTTCTTGTGTTGTTCTTCTCAGACTCCATTAAATAgcttttttaggttttgttacACGAAGGAAGGAGGCTTAGAGAAATTGAACCGGAAacgtgtattttttatttaactttggTTTAAATTGGATCGGTTATGATCCGGTTTACAATAgtgaaaaactgaaaactatAAAACCCACAACAAACTTCAACATTATTTAAAACTTCTCCAC is drawn from Camelina sativa cultivar DH55 chromosome 8, Cs, whole genome shotgun sequence and contains these coding sequences:
- the LOC104706030 gene encoding DDB1- and CUL4-associated factor 4-like isoform X2, translating into MKPELPGFYYDEEKNRYFPIKGPIPGAKASSSSRTQQKPDPKPEQETNYQKRTKLKALKLVYSRELNGNVVPVNKKMSNFKEEIQKTQASYPVVWRYESTKHTGDAALKQFQVDVQTSVGLTRKNILVAGSSSGCLSILRVSKAKQVFDGGIDCDPVSVLPLKENNAEEREAPWFVWRPAQPYLALSTISSIQLIGRYDDASENSNPVNRALITTLGSTGRGSIFILNVADERNILTPRSLQGNVSSECTIWTADCNIRGSHAAIGTDLGAASVDLETGTGSYFLGSKSDVLALQFHQSGNIVQCGLRNGAIVSVDLRERPGRPFPRLTRHQIRYQSSSKTGQTTKNKQWFELQGNINPSHVIYMPSSLTCLKTLKTSDQYLMASSMDGTIRLYDQRLVKRGVAVQTYEGHVNSHTRIEFGIDPTEKFLLSGGEDCYTRIWSIKSGQLLSENKFSDSVPSVVCWSTDERQKDRKDGIIYGAWLGSHEAIFNML
- the LOC104706030 gene encoding DDB1- and CUL4-associated factor 4-like isoform X1, producing MKPELPGFYYDEEKNRYFPIKGPIPGAKASSSSRTQQKPDPKPEQETNYQKRTKLKALKLVYSRELNGNVVPVNKKMSNFKEEIQKTQASYPVVWRYESTKHTGDAALKQFQVDVQTSVGLTRKNILVAGSSSGCLSILRVSKAKQVFDGGIDCDPVSVLPLKENNAEEREAPWFVWRPAQPYLALSTISSIQLIGRYDDASENSNPVNRALITTLGSTGRGSIFILNVADERNILTPRSLQGNVSSECTIWTADCNIRGSHAAIGTDLGAASVDLETGTGSYFLGSKSDVLALQFHQSGNIVQCGLRNGAIVSVDLRERPGRPFPRLTRHQIRYQSSSKTGQTTKNKQWFELQGNINPSHVIYMPSSLTCLKTLKTSDQYLMASSMDGTIRLYDQRLVKRGVAVQTYEGHVNSHTRIEFGIDPTEKFLLSGGEDCYTRIWSIKSGQLLSENKFSDSVPSVVCWSTDERQKDRKDGIIYGAWLGSHEAIFNML